The following coding sequences are from one Roseburia hominis A2-183 window:
- a CDS encoding replication initiator protein A: MTNTIYIHQPEKAFSFTRLPNFLFEAPTFQPLSNEAKVLYAFVLRRAELSRKNGWADEYGRVYLYYPICEVVALLRCGRQKAVNTLRELQYAGLVEIQKQGCGKPNRIYPKSYEAVPNTDFKKSGYGTPEG; the protein is encoded by the coding sequence ATGACAAACACGATTTATATTCACCAGCCGGAAAAGGCGTTCAGTTTCACCCGGCTCCCCAATTTCCTTTTTGAAGCACCCACATTCCAGCCCTTGAGCAACGAAGCGAAGGTGCTGTATGCCTTTGTCCTGCGCCGGGCGGAGTTGTCCCGGAAGAACGGCTGGGCGGACGAGTACGGGCGGGTCTACCTGTACTACCCCATCTGCGAGGTGGTCGCTTTGCTCCGCTGCGGGCGGCAGAAAGCGGTCAACACCCTGCGGGAGTTGCAGTATGCGGGGCTGGTGGAAATCCAGAAACAGGGCTGTGGAAAACCCAACCGCATTTACCCGAAATCCTATGAAGCGGTTCCAAACACCGACTTCAAGAAATCCGGTTATGGTACGCCGGAGGGCTGA
- a CDS encoding helix-turn-helix domain-containing protein has product MSLSIQERLKDLRVERGLTLGQLAEQTGLSKSALGSYETEDFKDISHYALIRLAKFYGVTADYLLGLSEMKNHPNADLADLRLSDEMIDLLKSGRIDNTLLCELAAHPDFPRLMADLEIYVNGTALKQAQGANAIVDTMSATVIKKHNPGMSDTQLRQLITAHIDEDEFCRYVIQRDINGIALALRETHKDDFFSVPEDNPLKEMLETAGEIVSQDSDTEQAYLAFICKRLKLNFRKLSVEERKWLKKIAEKSDLLKNPKPQRGRR; this is encoded by the coding sequence ATGTCTTTATCCATACAAGAGCGATTAAAAGACCTACGTGTGGAGCGTGGCTTGACGCTGGGGCAGCTTGCGGAGCAGACCGGGCTTTCCAAGTCTGCGCTGGGCAGTTACGAAACGGAAGACTTCAAGGACATCAGCCACTATGCCCTTATCCGGCTGGCGAAGTTTTACGGTGTGACCGCTGATTATCTGCTGGGGCTGTCTGAAATGAAAAATCACCCAAACGCCGATCTTGCAGACCTGCGTTTGAGTGATGAAATGATTGACCTGCTGAAAAGCGGGAGGATAGACAATACCCTGCTGTGTGAGCTGGCGGCGCACCCGGATTTCCCCCGGCTGATGGCTGACCTTGAAATCTATGTGAACGGAACGGCACTGAAACAGGCGCAGGGTGCAAACGCCATAGTGGACACGATGAGCGCAACTGTTATAAAAAAGCATAATCCTGGCATGAGTGATACGCAGTTAAGACAGCTTATCACCGCCCATATTGATGAGGACGAGTTTTGCCGCTATGTGATACAACGGGACATAAACGGGATTGCCCTTGCTCTGCGGGAAACACACAAGGACGATTTTTTCAGCGTCCCAGAGGATAACCCGCTAAAAGAAATGCTGGAAACTGCTGGTGAAATCGTCAGCCAGGACAGCGACACGGAACAAGCGTACTTGGCGTTTATCTGCAAACGGCTCAAGCTGAATTTTAGGAAGCTGTCAGTAGAAGAACGGAAGTGGCTGAAAAAGATTGCGGAAAAATCCGACTTGCTGAAGAATCCAAAACCGCAGAGAGGACGAAGATAA
- a CDS encoding cysteine-rich VLP domain-containing protein, whose translation MSKRPYQHLPPLEHRPDGSPYRITPPQKRRASGLIRRECCNCEDGNCLALDDGDTCACPQMISFSVCCKWFRWAVLPLDRTLEAEIYRDRDLKRCAECGGVFVPKSNRGKYCPDCAARVHRRQKTESERKRRSAVDS comes from the coding sequence ATGAGCAAAAGACCCTATCAACACCTGCCGCCGCTGGAACACAGGCCGGACGGCTCCCCCTACCGCATAACCCCGCCCCAGAAGAGACGAGCCAGCGGCCTGATACGCCGGGAGTGCTGCAACTGCGAGGACGGAAACTGCCTTGCGCTGGACGATGGCGACACCTGCGCCTGTCCGCAGATGATTTCGTTCTCCGTCTGCTGCAAGTGGTTCCGCTGGGCGGTCTTGCCGCTGGACAGGACGCTGGAAGCGGAGATTTACCGGGACAGGGACTTGAAACGCTGTGCGGAGTGCGGCGGTGTGTTCGTCCCGAAGTCCAACCGGGGCAAATACTGCCCGGACTGCGCCGCCAGAGTTCACAGGCGGCAGAAAACAGAAAGTGAACGGAAAAGGAGGTCTGCTGTGGACAGTTAA
- a CDS encoding MFS transporter, producing the protein MTQNNNSWRKTYFTLLAGQAISFISSGILQMAIIFYLVAKTNSAIILTAATLIGFLPQACLGPFAGAFVDRHSRKSVMIGADLIIAAAGGILALVAFYMELPVWSIMVVLLIRSAGTAFHSPAFSAATPMIVPKEELTKCAGYTSTMQAVSAIISPAAAAFLYAVWPLNAIILLDIVGAILACVTVAISSIPTPELCPETKRQQFLQDMKEGYVVLKQNRGLFALLWIGVIYMFFYMPISTLFPLICMSYFKGTPAHASAAEIAFAVGMLLGGVILSIWGGFKKRRYTIGLSVLLMGVSNMLSGLLPPDAFLVFVVCCTVMGISAPFYGVQNAIFQETVKPEYLGRVFSLLTSAASLAMPFGLVISGPLAERLGVEKWFVICGIGIIIVALAVFLLPGLREIDNTQ; encoded by the coding sequence ATGACCCAAAACAACAATTCATGGAGAAAAACTTATTTTACACTTCTTGCCGGACAAGCAATATCCTTTATTAGCAGCGGTATTTTGCAAATGGCCATTATCTTTTATTTGGTTGCGAAAACTAATTCTGCAATCATATTGACGGCGGCAACACTGATTGGATTTTTGCCGCAAGCCTGTTTAGGCCCGTTTGCAGGTGCTTTTGTTGACCGGCACAGCCGTAAAAGCGTAATGATTGGTGCGGATTTGATAATTGCCGCCGCTGGCGGTATTCTGGCGCTGGTGGCGTTTTACATGGAATTGCCCGTATGGTCTATTATGGTTGTCCTGTTAATCCGAAGTGCGGGAACTGCTTTTCATTCTCCAGCATTCAGCGCAGCAACACCTATGATTGTGCCAAAAGAGGAACTTACAAAATGCGCTGGTTACACGTCGACCATGCAAGCAGTAAGTGCGATTATCAGTCCAGCTGCCGCAGCGTTTTTATATGCTGTTTGGCCTCTTAATGCAATTATATTGTTAGATATTGTGGGTGCAATCCTTGCCTGTGTGACTGTTGCGATTTCGTCCATACCAACGCCTGAACTATGTCCAGAAACGAAAAGACAACAGTTTTTACAGGATATGAAAGAGGGGTATGTGGTATTAAAGCAAAACAGGGGCCTCTTTGCTCTGCTCTGGATTGGTGTAATTTATATGTTCTTTTATATGCCAATCAGTACGCTTTTTCCTCTCATCTGTATGTCATACTTCAAAGGAACACCGGCCCATGCCTCTGCCGCTGAAATTGCTTTTGCGGTTGGTATGCTGCTTGGCGGAGTCATTCTGAGCATTTGGGGCGGTTTTAAGAAACGGCGGTACACCATCGGTCTTTCCGTTCTCCTGATGGGCGTTAGCAATATGCTCTCCGGGCTTTTGCCGCCAGACGCATTTCTTGTCTTTGTTGTGTGCTGTACTGTTATGGGAATTTCCGCTCCATTTTACGGTGTGCAAAATGCGATTTTTCAAGAAACGGTCAAACCAGAATATCTGGGGAGAGTTTTTTCTCTACTGACAAGCGCCGCTTCCCTCGCCATGCCGTTTGGCCTTGTCATTTCCGGGCCTCTGGCGGAGCGGCTGGGAGTTGAGAAATGGTTTGTCATTTGCGGAATTGGCATTATCATCGTTGCGCTTGCCGTATTTTTACTACCCGGTTTGAGAGAGATTGACAATACGCAATAA